One Zingiber officinale cultivar Zhangliang chromosome 10B, Zo_v1.1, whole genome shotgun sequence genomic window, ataagacattatacaatatgtatggtcgaaacttaccctagccttaattaggtcattaaacaacatattgcATGGGAACTTtatctttctacttatcatatttctattagagtgacataagcatatttaatttttgttctagggtctctagggcatctatcccttcattgccgaaacatacaatggtccatttaggtcatggaaaaattatacaagcatgtgacacaatcaacacattaccctattttcataagaagcacttttaacacatttggtttcatttctatggcctctaggtcttttaaaccctacttggccgaaactcaacagtatataaacttgcttcaaatagcctaaaagcataagaaatcatacaagtttcatagcatgtataaagacaagcataaaaaacatacatgtgaattgtgtcttaggcttcctaggtttctttcccttttccttttatttttcctcatggccgaaacctaccagtctttaaactaggttttaagtggcctaaagcatggaaaacctaagtaagtttcatggcaaaaattactaagaacatcatatacaaagtgggttcataaacaagctaggacccttgtgatttTACATGTCATATaccatgtaactaattttctatactccaattaaacatgagagcattaaacaactttcatatcataatatcacagaggtcttgagcatattagaattttgttcaagcttttctaaactatccatcttatcatggccgaaaatctaaaataagagttcatgaatttctagcaatgttcaacatgcaattctttaagagaactctatattctatcatacaaacatggttacttaaatttaaaggtcttcctaccctaagcccttttcttgtccgaaacatataaatggatttcttttggttccaagtaactttcaagcaagaaaaccaataaaagacccttagtagttcatggagggaatcttgtactagtttggttacaccatgttttccctaacctccttaaaatatttttggccaaaattctagggttaggcactactctgatcaagcatcaattaggtataaaaacatgaagaaaatccttcctacatagcatagaaaacatatcataaaataaagacttgtttaaaccttcctagatttgaaaaccctttctatagccgagtttttcttaaattctttcctaggttttctaatcctcataaaatctgaaaatcacataaaaatccttgtaccacaggtgaggggaagcttacatccttttcgcttgtggatctaaggtatggtgatggaaggagtagcctcttcttcaagttcctttcccttgattcccttgcttagtcctccttgtatcttaggctttctaggagaaaaccttggctttggggccgaagatggaggcgAGGGGAcagatggtttcggtgagggagaggaagaatgagagaaaatgagagaaaaataaacttctcttttcttgctcccttttatgttaagggggaagaggtagcaagattgatttttgctttccttctcccttaacccattttctatttttttctatttcctatttattttatttattcatttattcttaccattcatgatgaaataagggggattgaatcctcttaattccctctttaaatttttggcaaaagcaaagaggaagagggagagaaagggaggaaggcaagttgcctttctcttgctcctttcttgttttcttttggcttgcttttactcttacctttatcatgagttttcctcctttgctatcaacatcttctctctatcccaattggtttctactaattaattctatgaaatataatataagaggttcaaggttcaatccttgacttcctcttctttttatttcattttatttctttttgattcaactcacttcttattatttttctaaggcaaaatcccatattcatatgtttatcttaaaagcttagtgggtgttacaatacgtctacttcagtaccaacagtacaagatgaagtaccacaagagactgcaacacgtgtcacacatgatacacaaccaccacagtgccacgtcgtagtgggagggttgtaaggcagcctgaaagattcatgtttttgggagaatcttcggacttgatcccgggtaaacatgaacctgatcgccgaacatatgacgaagcactccaagatatagatgcatcatcttggcaaaaggcaatgaattctaaaatagagtctatgtactctattaaggtctgggagcttgtagaaccacctgatggtgtaaaagccattggatgcaagtgaatctacaaaaggaaaagagggacagacgggaaggtagaaaccttcaaagctaggcttgttgcgaaagggtacactcagaaagagggaatcgactatgaggaaaccttttcaccggtagtcatgcttaagtctatccggatactcttatccattgctgctcatatggattatgagatttgacaaatggatgtcaagacagctttccttaatgttagtcttgaagagaacatccatatgaagcaaccagaagggtttattgaaaaaggcaaagagcatctaatgtgcaagctcaatcgggccatttatggactaaaacaagcttcaaggtcttggaacatccagtttaatgaagtaatccagtcatatggatttattcagtgtccggatgagtcttgtgtatacaagaagtgtaacggaaatgtggtggtatttcttgtactatacgtagatgatattttgttaattggcaacaatgtcaaggtattatcggacgtaagggtatggttgtccaaacaatttgatatgaaggacttaggagattgtgcacacattcttgggatcaaagttataagggatcgtaagaaaagaatgttgtgtctctcccaagcttcatatatagatacagttcttgctcattttagcatgcaaaattccaagaaaggtttcttaccttttaggcatggaatagctctatctaaagagatgtctccaaagacatcaaaggagatagaagacatgaaagcagttccttatgcttcggctgtaggaagccttatgtatgcaatgctatttACGAGacatgatatttgttttgccgtgggcatggtcaacagatatcagagtaaccctggacaaggacattggactgcggtaaaacatatattaaagtacctgagaaggactagagattatatgctagtttaccaagcagacgatttgctccctgtgggttacacggattcagatttccaatcagatagggacaacagtaagtctacatcaggctatgtgtttactttaggaggtggagccatttcatggaggagtgttaaacagaaatgcgtttcggactcaaccatggaagttgagtatgtagcagcctctgaggcaggtaaagaagcagtatggctcaggaactttctaatggacttaaatgtgattcctagtttgcccaaaattatcataatttattgtgataatagcggtgcagttgcaaactcgaaggaaccatgagctcataaggaaagtaaacatatagagcacaagtaccacctgatacgagatatcgtgaagcgaggggaagttgtcatcgccaagattgcatcagcggataacctggcagatcctttcactaaggcccttccggcgaaagctttcgatcggcatatggagggaatgagaattagatgtatggtagaagatatggcagcttagtcattagtataagtgggagattgttggagtgtatactgaaagcctaagcttttgtaaacatttattttgaataaagaatcacatttggtcaaattgtctacatttagttgtagttgttcaattaatttatattgtagataacatacactacaacaaaaatcctcatagacatcgattttccaccggtgtctatttcattttcgaccgatgtctatgaagccgatgttaaaagtctgccattttagacatcgggttaaaaccggtgtagtatcacttaacgacaccggtcttcgaatcggttattaaccggtgtactatcacttaacgacaccgtttcatcaacggtgtaaaaccgatgtaatattgtatgttaataacaccagttttggcagcggtaaatgaccgatgtactattagttaataacatcgcttttgaagcggtggaaaaccgatgtaatatgtatatttttaacagcacaaatttgatttctgaaacaatgaaaaactgacaataataaaaaaaaatatacaaatattcataaattatacaaatattcttcattcaacaatatccataaaatacacaaatattcacaaattatataaataatcttcttacaacagtatccataaaatactcaaacattctttttacatcaaaaactagctaatagatatcaaaatcaaggtagaacattcttttaacacatcaaggtagaaccgcacttcaaatgtaatctagcatgcattcaacccactcgaaccgcacttcatcaatttcaactctggagtacttgagatttgtaaactgtaaaaacacataaataatatattagtaaaccaagaccaaagatcatagttgaaaatgcaataagagcaccaggtaacaagatgactaattggaatgcttaaaaagataaacattcatcaattatctcaaccacatcatatagtgatagatctatgaaTAACAAGTTTAAATCTAACCCTTGATAGTAATTGTGCTCGAAACTGTCCAAATTAGGCCTTTGATTGGGGTTTGTCTTCTTGAATACTCTACAAACAACCCATCCTTCTTCCTGTGTCAAGTTTTACACATCAAAATACTTCAGTATGCATGTGTTTCATACATGTATTAATATGATTGTTTTTCACTAACATACACAGCTTGAGGATGATCATTATGATTGACCTACCTGAGTTGGGTCATTTTCATTGGATTGAAGACGATATTCATGGATGATCCAATCGGTTTTCTTCCCATTTGGTGCTCTTCCCTTGTAGAAGACAAGCGTTTTGCGCATCCCTATTACCCTAAACTTCGATAACACCGGCTTGTCTCGACCGCTTGCCTTCCAAAATCCAGCTGAAGTAGCTCTATTCGTCCTCGTCCCACTTGGATACTTCCTATCCTTGAAGCTAAAGAAGTACCATTCTTTTTGCTCCTCATGTACTCCATGCTTGCACTTATCTATATATTTGTTAATTTAACCAAAGTAAAAGATAGATAATTAGCTAGCAAAGTACTTGATCATCGAGagtagtaattaattaaattaagtatgCTGACCTTGAAGATCCCAAGGTTCTATTCGATAAAGATCGACATCTTGAATGATATCTAAATCAATCTCTTGAGAAGCTACCTTTCTCGCAAGGTAGTAGCCCACCAGCTCTTCTTCTGTGGGATGAAACCTGAAACCCGGTGGAACGACGCTGCTCTCTCCTTCCATCTCAAAGAATTAATATATACTGCACTTATTAATCTACCTTCTGATCGATCGAAGCACTCCTGAATTATTACAACTTTCAAGTTTATTTTGCAATTGAAGCCTTCCAATATAAGTTAGTAAGAAAAAGCTAACTAGAAAACATGAAAAGCACTACCGACCACATATAGAGAGAGAGATGTTTCTTTGAGTGCACTACAACTTATACAAGGTGAATGGTTGCATGCTCAATGTTAACGTAGAACACACTCTTAGTGTATATATTCATTCAGTAATAAGTACATAATCATATATATGCAGAGTTTAAGTAACTTACAGATTGAAAATGTTGAAAGAAGGGAAGCTCACCAGAAGAGAAATGaggcaatggaggaagagggagaggaggtcTAGGGTTCGTAGAGGCATATATATAGTGTATTGCATCTCTCTTTCTCTTTAGAAAGcgatgtaatatatatatatatataaagaattaaaGGGGAGGGAGGTTAGGAGCCATCGAGTGCACCACCCAGAAAAAGCAACATGAGATAACTCTTGACACACTTAGCATATACAGTGGAAATTCATGACACAGACATGTATTGAAATTGTAATCACTAGAAAAGAATAGGATTTGAGCTGGTAGAGAAGGATAAAAATGAAAACTGTATGGCACAAGACTAGATGATAACTAAATAGGTCATAGGCTAGAACAGTAAGGTCATAGCAAAATATAGTAATACACAAAGTTACAGACATCTGGAGATGTTTTAAAATACATCTTTTACATCAATGTTTCAAAGGGAAGGAATGATAAAAGCTTTTGGTTGCTCATTCTAAAA contains:
- the LOC122029158 gene encoding NAC domain-containing protein 37-like, which produces MEGESSVVPPGFRFHPTEEELVGYYLARKVASQEIDLDIIQDVDLYRIEPWDLQDKCKHGVHEEQKEWYFFSFKDRKYPSGTRTNRATSAGFWKASGRDKPVLSKFRVIGMRKTLVFYKGRAPNGKKTDWIIHEYRLQSNENDPTQEEGWVVCRVFKKTNPNQRPNLDSFEHNYYQGIAKS